The Deinococcus hopiensis KR-140 genome includes a window with the following:
- a CDS encoding oxidoreductase: MPLTSPFSARATALEVIAGHDLRGQTALITGGASGIGLETTRALLRAGAHVFVAVRDPQRAAAALAGLEARSGQLEVITLDLGSLASVRMAAANVLSRAPRLQLLITNAGTMATPFGQTADGFETQFGTNHLGHFLLTTTLMPALLAGAPSRVVALSSIGHRRSNVHFDDPNYRKRPYEKWEAYGQSKTANVLFAVELTRRYGPQGVTANAVHPGGIMTNLQRFLPREEQIAMGWMDEHGHLNPGFKTPEQGAATSVWAAVGPELNGVGGLYLEDVREAFPFDPAQPFSGYMPYARDPEGAERLWTLSESLIADAER; the protein is encoded by the coding sequence GTGCCCCTGACTTCTCCTTTTTCCGCCCGCGCTACGGCTTTGGAAGTCATTGCCGGCCATGACCTGCGGGGACAGACAGCCCTCATTACCGGCGGCGCTTCCGGTATTGGCCTGGAAACCACCCGCGCGCTGCTGCGTGCTGGCGCGCACGTGTTCGTCGCCGTCCGTGACCCGCAACGCGCTGCCGCTGCACTGGCCGGGTTGGAGGCCCGGTCCGGTCAGTTGGAGGTGATCACGCTGGACCTTGGCTCGCTCGCGTCAGTGCGGATGGCGGCGGCCAACGTCCTGTCCCGGGCCCCCCGGTTGCAGCTGCTGATCACGAATGCGGGAACCATGGCCACCCCCTTCGGGCAGACGGCCGATGGCTTCGAGACCCAGTTTGGTACGAATCACCTCGGTCACTTCCTCCTCACCACCACCCTGATGCCGGCGCTGCTGGCCGGAGCACCGTCGCGCGTGGTGGCGCTCAGCAGCATCGGCCACCGCCGCAGCAACGTGCACTTCGACGATCCGAACTACCGCAAGCGGCCCTACGAGAAGTGGGAAGCCTACGGCCAATCGAAGACGGCGAACGTTCTGTTCGCTGTCGAACTGACCCGCCGTTACGGCCCCCAGGGCGTCACCGCGAACGCCGTCCATCCGGGCGGGATCATGACGAACCTGCAGCGCTTCCTGCCACGTGAGGAACAGATCGCCATGGGCTGGATGGACGAGCACGGTCACCTCAACCCAGGCTTCAAGACGCCGGAGCAGGGGGCGGCCACCTCGGTCTGGGCCGCAGTGGGACCAGAGCTTAACGGGGTAGGCGGACTGTATCTGGAGGATGTCCGCGAAGCGTTCCCGTTCGATCCCGCACAGCCATTCAGTGGGTACATGCCCTACGCCCGCGATCCGGAGGGTGCCGAGCGGCTGTGGACGCTGAGCGAATCACTGATCGCCGACGCGGAAAGATGA
- a CDS encoding sigma factor-like helix-turn-helix DNA-binding protein yields MLGAREAQVLRMRKDLADGREPTVEEVGHHFKVTRERTRQIGDKALRKLKYRHERRRTLRDDLQAGLRRAQGRCGRINSPCG; encoded by the coding sequence ATGCTGGGCGCGCGGGAAGCACAAGTGCTCCGGATGCGGAAAGACTTGGCTGATGGGCGGGAGCCCACGGTGGAGGAAGTCGGGCATCACTTCAAGGTTACGCGCGAGCGCACTCGGCAGATCGGGGACAAGGCCCTGCGCAAGCTCAAGTACCGCCATGAACGCCGGCGCACCCTCCGGGACGATCTGCAGGCAGGGCTGAGGAGAGCGCAGGGCCGCTGCGGAAGGATCAACAGTCCTTGCGGCTGA
- a CDS encoding YbjN domain-containing protein: MKSNALALFLSLTLLSSAHAVTADVLDAKPATLVKVLSEAGYKPTLRPGDAKTDPSIVLKVKDTTVYLYFDNCKNGLCSRVTASSGFEFPDDLAALPRTLATWNAEWYTQAYQQEDDGVYLDASYVLTGGYTKANFKAWFGDYLDELNDFADELY; encoded by the coding sequence GTGAAAAGTAACGCTCTCGCCTTATTCCTCTCGCTTACGCTCCTCTCCTCGGCCCACGCGGTCACGGCAGATGTGCTTGACGCCAAGCCCGCTACCCTTGTCAAGGTCCTCAGTGAGGCAGGGTACAAGCCCACACTTCGCCCCGGCGATGCCAAAACCGACCCTTCCATCGTCCTGAAGGTCAAGGACACGACCGTCTACCTCTACTTCGACAACTGCAAGAACGGCCTATGCTCCCGCGTGACCGCCAGCAGTGGCTTCGAATTCCCCGATGACCTCGCCGCTCTCCCCAGGACCCTGGCCACCTGGAACGCGGAGTGGTACACCCAGGCCTATCAACAAGAAGACGATGGCGTCTACCTCGACGCCTCCTACGTCCTCACGGGCGGCTACACCAAAGCCAACTTCAAAGCGTGGTTCGGCGATTACCTCGACGAACTCAACGATTTCGCAGACGAATTGTACTGA
- a CDS encoding DUF3592 domain-containing protein codes for MPALYDVTRGSSWASVPGVVLSSAVETRMVQESDAYGWSSAKYFEPRVTYRYEVDGVSRVGHHLMAHSAASRDQQWAWTQRAQYRVGAAVPVYVSPDRTQSVLVPGLGTQVWRWLLLPAALLLLGAGRFWAGQVGSGAQSRH; via the coding sequence GTGCCGGCGCTGTATGACGTTACGCGCGGCTCCAGTTGGGCCAGCGTGCCAGGGGTGGTGTTGTCGTCGGCTGTGGAGACCCGGATGGTTCAGGAAAGTGACGCGTATGGGTGGAGTTCCGCTAAGTACTTCGAACCGCGGGTGACCTACCGGTACGAGGTTGACGGCGTCAGCCGCGTCGGCCATCACCTGATGGCGCATTCCGCGGCGTCACGCGATCAGCAGTGGGCATGGACCCAACGGGCCCAGTACCGGGTGGGCGCAGCGGTGCCGGTCTACGTTTCCCCGGACCGCACCCAGTCGGTGCTGGTACCTGGGCTTGGCACGCAGGTGTGGCGCTGGCTTCTTCTGCCTGCAGCGCTGCTGCTGCTGGGGGCAGGACGCTTCTGGGCGGGACAGGTGGGAAGCGGCGCGCAGAGCCGGCATTAA
- a CDS encoding TetR/AcrR family transcriptional regulator has protein sequence MSSAPTRLDPRIKRTQHALQEAFEALMHEQGYAATTVSDITARADVNRATFYAHYAGKSELFAQVVARHFADVLDTYGSCRSGRSMADIQALLRAVCVFMAQVHADGRDQPCEMGLHVDRQVHAQLTAWLVTALHSSVQRPNSRVISKELTATLMANSMFAAALRWARSPTLSLDTYLAEVMVFIGAGLEATGYDP, from the coding sequence ATGTCGTCTGCTCCCACCCGGCTGGACCCCAGGATCAAACGGACGCAGCATGCCCTTCAGGAAGCTTTTGAGGCCCTGATGCACGAACAGGGTTACGCCGCCACCACTGTCAGCGACATCACCGCCCGCGCGGACGTCAACCGCGCCACCTTCTACGCCCACTACGCAGGCAAGAGCGAACTCTTCGCGCAGGTGGTCGCGCGACACTTCGCAGACGTACTGGACACCTATGGATCCTGCCGGTCCGGCCGCAGCATGGCGGACATCCAGGCCCTGCTGCGTGCAGTCTGCGTCTTTATGGCCCAGGTGCACGCGGACGGTCGGGATCAGCCGTGCGAGATGGGGCTGCACGTGGACCGCCAGGTGCATGCCCAACTCACGGCGTGGCTGGTCACGGCCCTGCACTCCAGCGTGCAGCGTCCCAACTCCAGGGTGATCTCGAAGGAGCTCACGGCCACCCTGATGGCCAACAGCATGTTCGCTGCCGCCCTCCGGTGGGCCCGGTCCCCCACGCTGTCGCTGGACACCTACCTGGCCGAAGTCATGGTCTTCATCGGTGCGGGCCTCGAGGCGACCGGATATGACCCCTGA
- a CDS encoding C39 family peptidase, producing MIAPLPVRASVRGVQHEYQRLNNCGPVTIGMALSRWGGTLNQYAIAPKLKPYGGDVNVSPEELSAFAQAQGMDVHLARGGDRTLLRSLLAAGFPVIVETWFITHDSGGMGHYRLLTGYDDASGQFSALDSYLGPLKMNYAKFDELWRSFGRTFLVVTPPEKRAALSAVLDWRADRAREQAAALWTAQREAARRSDAVGFFNLGQAHLDAGKASAAALAFDQALAATPDRSLDPTRPAWVQGGLAWRTLWYAFGPFEAYTRTGQYGKVLSLTGAVLRSVPTHEEAQYWRARALAGLGRTSQAQAAYREALRVRPSFTEARSALDDLDENT from the coding sequence GTGATCGCGCCTCTCCCCGTGCGGGCGAGCGTGCGTGGCGTCCAGCACGAGTACCAGCGGCTGAACAACTGCGGGCCAGTCACCATCGGTATGGCGCTCAGCCGCTGGGGCGGCACCTTGAACCAGTACGCCATCGCGCCGAAACTCAAGCCGTATGGAGGGGACGTGAACGTCTCCCCCGAAGAACTCTCGGCGTTCGCGCAGGCGCAGGGCATGGACGTTCACCTCGCGCGCGGCGGAGACCGGACGCTGCTGCGCTCCCTGCTTGCTGCGGGCTTCCCCGTGATCGTGGAAACGTGGTTCATCACGCACGACTCAGGCGGAATGGGACATTACCGTCTACTGACCGGTTACGACGACGCGTCCGGACAGTTCAGCGCGCTCGACTCCTACCTGGGACCGTTGAAGATGAATTATGCGAAGTTCGACGAGCTGTGGCGGTCCTTTGGGCGAACATTTCTCGTGGTCACTCCACCGGAGAAGCGGGCCGCGCTGAGCGCCGTGCTGGACTGGCGGGCGGACCGGGCCCGCGAACAGGCCGCGGCGCTGTGGACCGCGCAGCGTGAAGCGGCGCGGCGTTCGGATGCCGTGGGATTTTTTAATCTCGGGCAGGCCCACCTGGATGCCGGGAAGGCCAGTGCGGCCGCACTGGCCTTCGATCAGGCGCTCGCGGCGACGCCGGACCGATCCCTGGATCCCACGCGTCCCGCCTGGGTGCAGGGCGGACTGGCCTGGCGGACGCTGTGGTACGCCTTTGGGCCGTTCGAGGCGTACACCCGCACCGGACAGTACGGGAAGGTGCTCTCCTTGACCGGCGCAGTGCTGCGCTCGGTGCCCACCCACGAGGAAGCGCAGTACTGGCGGGCGCGGGCGCTCGCCGGGCTGGGCCGCACGTCCCAGGCCCAGGCGGCGTACCGGGAAGCGTTGCGGGTGCGGCCAAGCTTTACAGAGGCCCGCAGCGCCCTGGACGACCTGGACGAGAACACCTGA
- a CDS encoding tetratricopeptide repeat protein: MHRLALLKLPLIAGLLASSALAGGSWRAWSDQTQLPPLAEHRDELTQDQDRACTTAVRDPRTPGLAPGGGQNLDKMIKDLGRMLAGMKPSDPAYLGLQQSLKQLTQMRRSGVPPLPTGTATGAMPFKTALAMAEKLVGAQASEVRSAVRSDDVAAAMAAGSPRLALALLLAAHRANPESAWTLVNAAGVLSLAGLPTEAVAFLDQADRLGGSWPAPGGVPGRALALSNRGHALLGLGRWKEAETPLRAALKLAPDLAEAHANLSEVLLCQGQLDAATREARAAMRRTPDSQAGADLPLKESVPNRHGGGLQSVTNAASRRPARDLFDLSRGATFNLPPLKLPRHRRDAIKLHEHYLQLERTGQAELRAISAQAARRSNEANLDAGEQRWKRLVDQAINTASFEPELWGAYRAAWEAHYAFWDAVPRFAEARNTALRAASDFPSCAARDEARDKAEALYLGGLRPFAVGQEHAMAHYVSLLVKHQTALAANLPDPAERAAARLRIESSAKSLFYGPIVGAAIQMSDVSKTVCDQNSLQPVSLDLPPLPELSADPCGGVVASGKLKSKVPLPTLKAAGLGLSFGVSCRGLDLELSPRISAAFGVGLFTGAKLDWNGSGTLFFGIKAELKQPKGTPGSSVNKSGLGVKESMYLKFDGQGVVDAGLRIEGKVSLGAGPDTTAGVWEAKLDQEFGIAAAAAYWRER; this comes from the coding sequence ATGCACAGACTTGCCCTGCTCAAACTGCCCCTCATCGCTGGCCTGCTCGCCTCTTCTGCCCTCGCGGGCGGCTCCTGGCGCGCCTGGAGTGACCAGACGCAGCTGCCGCCGCTCGCCGAGCACCGCGACGAGCTCACGCAGGACCAGGACCGCGCCTGCACAACCGCCGTGCGTGACCCGCGTACGCCCGGCCTGGCGCCCGGCGGCGGGCAGAACCTCGACAAGATGATCAAAGACCTCGGGCGGATGCTGGCCGGGATGAAGCCGAGCGATCCGGCGTACCTGGGGCTGCAGCAAAGCCTCAAACAGCTCACCCAAATGCGGCGCAGCGGCGTCCCCCCGCTGCCGACAGGCACCGCCACCGGCGCCATGCCCTTCAAGACTGCGCTCGCCATGGCGGAGAAGCTGGTCGGCGCGCAGGCCAGCGAGGTCCGCAGCGCGGTACGCAGCGACGACGTAGCGGCGGCCATGGCAGCGGGCAGTCCGCGGCTGGCGCTCGCCCTGCTACTCGCGGCGCACCGCGCAAATCCCGAAAGCGCTTGGACGTTGGTGAACGCCGCGGGCGTGCTGTCCCTCGCGGGCCTGCCTACGGAAGCGGTCGCGTTCCTGGACCAGGCTGACCGGCTCGGCGGGTCCTGGCCAGCGCCGGGCGGCGTGCCCGGCCGGGCCCTGGCGCTGTCCAACCGTGGGCATGCCCTGCTGGGCCTCGGCCGCTGGAAGGAAGCTGAAACGCCGCTCCGCGCGGCCCTCAAGCTCGCGCCGGACCTGGCTGAAGCGCACGCCAACCTCTCGGAGGTGTTGCTGTGCCAGGGTCAACTCGACGCTGCCACCCGCGAGGCGCGCGCGGCCATGCGGCGGACCCCAGACAGCCAGGCCGGTGCGGACCTGCCGCTTAAGGAGAGCGTCCCCAACCGGCACGGCGGCGGTCTGCAAAGCGTGACGAACGCCGCGTCCCGCCGTCCTGCCCGGGATCTGTTTGACTTGTCGCGCGGCGCAACCTTCAACCTGCCGCCCCTCAAACTCCCCCGCCATCGCCGCGACGCCATCAAACTCCACGAGCACTACCTGCAGCTCGAGCGCACCGGGCAGGCCGAACTGCGCGCAATCAGCGCGCAGGCGGCGCGGCGCTCGAACGAGGCAAACCTCGACGCAGGCGAGCAGCGCTGGAAACGACTGGTGGATCAGGCCATCAATACTGCGTCCTTTGAGCCGGAATTGTGGGGCGCGTATAGAGCCGCGTGGGAGGCTCACTACGCTTTCTGGGATGCGGTACCTCGCTTCGCCGAGGCGCGCAATACCGCCCTGCGTGCCGCGTCGGATTTCCCGAGCTGCGCGGCGCGTGACGAGGCGCGCGACAAAGCCGAGGCGCTGTATCTCGGTGGGCTGCGCCCGTTCGCGGTCGGGCAGGAACACGCCATGGCCCACTACGTGTCGCTGCTCGTGAAGCACCAGACGGCCCTCGCTGCGAACCTGCCCGACCCGGCCGAGCGCGCCGCAGCCCGCCTGCGCATCGAAAGCAGCGCCAAATCACTGTTCTACGGCCCGATTGTGGGCGCCGCCATTCAAATGTCCGACGTGAGCAAGACCGTCTGCGACCAAAACAGTCTGCAGCCCGTTTCGCTCGACCTTCCCCCCTTGCCGGAACTGTCGGCCGACCCTTGCGGCGGCGTCGTCGCCAGCGGGAAGCTCAAATCGAAAGTGCCGCTGCCGACGCTGAAGGCTGCGGGGCTGGGCCTGAGCTTCGGCGTGAGCTGCAGGGGTCTGGACCTCGAGCTTTCCCCCAGGATCAGCGCCGCCTTCGGCGTCGGCCTCTTTACCGGCGCCAAGCTCGACTGGAACGGCTCGGGCACCCTCTTTTTTGGTATCAAGGCCGAACTCAAGCAGCCCAAGGGCACGCCCGGCAGCAGTGTCAACAAGTCTGGCCTCGGCGTCAAGGAAAGCATGTACTTAAAATTCGACGGCCAGGGCGTCGTGGACGCCGGCCTGCGCATCGAAGGCAAAGTTTCGCTTGGTGCTGGCCCCGACACCACGGCCGGTGTCTGGGAAGCGAAACTCGACCAGGAATTCGGCATTGCCGCAGCTGCAGCCTACTGGCGTGAACGCTGA
- a CDS encoding glycoside hydrolase family 88 protein — MRHFNSPPTSAVTPRLDPLVVRVREAALAMQRKDWEQGVMAQVFLEAGEGSRVAQLVRAALIYKGGEGTIATLGNSGGLIDCAMLGEALWRAAQATGEAALQEAEAHLRRYILERARRAPDGTLYHAAQQRWVDSFHCAPPYLAAVGEHDEAIRQVEGLRLYLWNAKARLYSHIWDDEAQRFENPAFWGVGNGWAAAGLTRVIGALPAHRQPDRERLTTYLRELLDGCLAFQRPDGLFHNVLDRPDSFVETNAAQMLAYAIYSGLRGGWLGPSYREAADRMRRAARAQVDALGFVQGVCGAPSFDAPGVAPEGQAFFLLMESAAERQAPEQP, encoded by the coding sequence ATGAGGCACTTCAATTCACCCCCAACATCCGCAGTCACGCCGCGCCTGGATCCGCTCGTGGTGCGGGTGCGTGAGGCTGCGCTGGCGATGCAGCGCAAGGACTGGGAGCAGGGGGTAATGGCGCAGGTTTTCCTCGAAGCCGGTGAGGGCAGCAGGGTGGCCCAGCTGGTACGGGCTGCGCTGATCTACAAAGGCGGCGAGGGCACGATCGCCACCCTGGGCAACAGCGGCGGCCTGATTGACTGCGCCATGCTCGGGGAAGCTCTGTGGCGGGCCGCACAGGCCACCGGCGAGGCCGCGCTTCAAGAGGCCGAGGCGCATTTGCGGCGCTACATCCTGGAGCGCGCGAGGCGCGCGCCCGACGGCACGCTGTACCACGCGGCGCAGCAGAGGTGGGTCGACAGCTTCCACTGCGCGCCGCCTTACCTCGCGGCCGTAGGCGAGCACGACGAGGCCATCCGCCAGGTCGAGGGGCTACGCCTGTACCTGTGGAATGCCAAGGCCCGGCTGTACTCGCACATCTGGGATGACGAAGCGCAGAGATTTGAGAACCCGGCATTCTGGGGCGTGGGCAACGGCTGGGCCGCGGCGGGCCTTACGCGCGTGATTGGCGCTCTGCCGGCCCACAGGCAGCCGGATCGCGAGCGCCTCACCACGTACTTGCGCGAGCTCCTCGACGGCTGCCTCGCTTTCCAGCGCCCGGACGGCCTGTTCCACAACGTGCTCGACCGTCCCGACAGCTTCGTCGAGACCAACGCGGCTCAGATGCTGGCCTACGCCATCTACAGCGGACTGCGCGGAGGCTGGCTCGGGCCAAGCTACCGCGAGGCTGCCGACCGCATGCGCCGCGCCGCACGCGCCCAGGTCGACGCCCTGGGCTTTGTGCAGGGCGTGTGCGGCGCTCCCAGCTTCGACGCGCCCGGTGTTGCGCCGGAGGGGCAGGCCTTCTTCCTACTGATGGAATCCGCAGCCGAGCGGCAGGCCCCCGAGCAGCCCTGA
- a CDS encoding DUF4386 domain-containing protein encodes MKSEKFNVSMVGTLFVVASLAAVVGVVLYAPMLKDPAVYFAVPEHAPRVKFGVLAELILASAAVGTAVLLFPYLKRQHEGLALGYVALRLLEAALIIMGVLSVLTLLSVNVSVAEVPGERQVVNQLLLAAHEWTFLLGPNLLLGLNTLLCGVLLYTSCLVPRWLSALGMVGAVLVIISALLTLFGMLVPLSLGAVVLALPVALYEMLLAFWLMVRGFSPSASPGEGEPARGLAM; translated from the coding sequence ATGAAATCCGAGAAGTTTAACGTCAGCATGGTGGGGACCTTGTTCGTCGTCGCCTCATTGGCCGCTGTGGTGGGGGTTGTGCTGTACGCGCCCATGCTGAAGGACCCCGCCGTGTACTTTGCCGTTCCTGAACATGCGCCGAGAGTGAAATTTGGCGTTCTGGCGGAACTTATTCTGGCCTCTGCAGCCGTGGGAACCGCCGTGTTGCTGTTTCCGTATCTCAAACGGCAGCATGAAGGTCTGGCGCTGGGATACGTGGCGCTTCGCCTGCTGGAAGCGGCGCTCATCATCATGGGCGTCCTCAGTGTCCTAACCCTGCTGAGCGTCAATGTCAGCGTGGCCGAAGTGCCGGGTGAACGTCAGGTGGTCAATCAACTGTTGCTGGCGGCGCACGAGTGGACCTTCCTGCTGGGCCCGAACCTGTTGTTGGGCCTCAACACACTGCTGTGCGGTGTGCTGCTGTATACCTCTTGCCTCGTTCCGCGGTGGCTTTCGGCACTGGGCATGGTTGGTGCAGTGCTGGTGATCATCTCTGCCCTGCTGACGCTGTTTGGGATGCTCGTCCCGCTTTCGCTGGGGGCGGTCGTGTTGGCGTTACCCGTGGCCTTGTACGAGATGCTGCTGGCGTTCTGGCTGATGGTAAGGGGATTCAGTCCTTCCGCGTCCCCAGGTGAGGGTGAGCCAGCCCGCGGCCTGGCCATGTAA
- a CDS encoding GNAT family N-acetyltransferase, protein MSSLAYFTDLALRRHEGSLIKRGPAATVVRSPHNPTFWWGNFALMSAPPVAGDRGRWEAVFTAAHPQALHRTFGIDTPGDDEGAADEFRNAGYEVRCDTVLTTARTVPPRRLNRDAEVRLLHTDADWHAALELRLAVNAADPHPLEAAGYREFAARKLKAYRAVQATGQGAVFGAFGDKGQMLSGLGIFGAGQGVARYQSVETHPAARSRGLAGTLVHTAAEWAREALGTQTLVIVADPEYHAQALYERVGFRSTEGQLSIERRPAHG, encoded by the coding sequence ATGTCCTCTCTGGCTTATTTCACCGATCTGGCGCTGCGCCGTCATGAGGGCAGCCTGATCAAACGTGGTCCGGCCGCCACCGTGGTGAGGTCGCCACACAATCCCACCTTCTGGTGGGGGAATTTCGCGCTGATGTCAGCTCCGCCTGTGGCCGGTGACCGAGGACGCTGGGAGGCGGTCTTTACTGCTGCCCATCCTCAGGCGCTGCACCGCACGTTTGGCATAGATACCCCCGGTGACGACGAGGGTGCGGCCGACGAGTTCCGCAACGCTGGTTACGAGGTGAGGTGCGACACAGTGCTGACCACCGCCAGAACGGTGCCGCCGCGCCGCCTCAACCGCGACGCCGAGGTGCGTCTCCTCCACACCGATGCCGACTGGCACGCGGCCCTCGAACTGCGCCTGGCCGTCAATGCCGCCGATCCTCACCCCTTGGAGGCCGCTGGCTACCGGGAATTTGCTGCCCGCAAGCTGAAAGCCTACCGCGCCGTGCAGGCCACTGGCCAGGGCGCGGTCTTTGGGGCGTTTGGCGATAAAGGCCAGATGCTGAGCGGGCTGGGAATCTTCGGTGCAGGTCAGGGCGTGGCCCGCTATCAGAGTGTGGAAACCCACCCAGCGGCCCGCTCAAGGGGACTGGCGGGGACCCTGGTGCATACGGCTGCCGAGTGGGCGCGTGAAGCTTTGGGCACCCAGACCCTCGTGATCGTGGCCGACCCCGAATATCACGCTCAGGCGCTCTACGAACGCGTGGGATTCCGTTCCACCGAAGGGCAGCTGTCCATTGAGCGTCGCCCAGCACACGGTTGA
- a CDS encoding BMP family lipoprotein, with the protein MNSIARIARVSSLLSLAFLTGMTSAAAPTVNITLVYDAAGPFDKATNEAATTGLERAVREHGLPYTTATATDTADLLRQLRVAAKSGSSLIIATGRDSAEALSSVAKEFPSVRFVGVDTLPKGTNTVGLRFREQEGAFLAGYLAANVSSTHVLGVVASANDAVARKYRAGFKAGVVFACPDCRVLVTEVPAQSDVVVVSNFAKKQYAQGADIVLAAVGANNRSVVTAATAVQCLREATLPKGVTFRDDQYAKVPRSDPYKADCKGNTRPVFAIATDSSNLDSAGDSDVDRKTLNHTLTSIVKRTDNAVFTLVTEVAQGKPWRTGERGFGLQNDGVELSLGDFNTALITKELLAKVKKVEKLILGGTVKVPVQ; encoded by the coding sequence ATGAATTCAATTGCCCGTATCGCCCGGGTGTCTTCCCTGCTTTCGCTCGCCTTCCTCACTGGCATGACTTCAGCGGCAGCTCCCACCGTTAACATCACCCTCGTCTACGACGCCGCTGGTCCCTTTGACAAAGCCACCAACGAAGCCGCAACTACCGGCCTGGAACGCGCTGTCAGGGAGCACGGCCTCCCCTATACCACAGCGACAGCGACCGATACTGCGGACCTCCTCCGTCAACTCCGGGTCGCCGCCAAATCCGGCAGTTCGCTGATCATCGCCACGGGACGTGACAGCGCCGAAGCCCTCAGCAGTGTCGCAAAGGAATTTCCATCTGTCCGCTTCGTGGGTGTGGACACCCTGCCCAAGGGCACCAATACTGTAGGACTGCGTTTTCGCGAGCAAGAAGGCGCGTTCCTCGCAGGCTATCTTGCCGCGAACGTCAGCAGTACCCATGTGCTGGGTGTGGTCGCCAGCGCCAACGATGCTGTCGCCAGAAAATACCGGGCTGGTTTTAAGGCAGGAGTGGTCTTCGCCTGCCCGGATTGCCGTGTGCTGGTGACGGAAGTGCCAGCACAAAGTGACGTCGTCGTCGTCTCAAACTTTGCCAAGAAGCAATACGCGCAGGGCGCTGACATCGTCCTGGCAGCTGTAGGCGCGAACAACCGGAGCGTGGTGACGGCAGCGACTGCAGTGCAGTGCCTACGGGAAGCAACCCTTCCCAAGGGCGTCACCTTCCGAGATGACCAATATGCCAAAGTCCCCCGGAGCGATCCCTACAAAGCGGATTGCAAAGGAAACACTCGACCCGTATTTGCCATTGCTACGGACAGTAGCAACCTCGACAGCGCAGGTGACTCAGATGTGGACCGAAAGACCCTCAATCACACCCTGACCAGTATAGTTAAACGCACTGACAACGCAGTGTTCACGCTGGTAACCGAGGTCGCGCAAGGTAAGCCCTGGCGAACTGGAGAACGTGGTTTTGGGCTACAAAACGATGGCGTGGAACTCAGCCTGGGCGACTTTAATACAGCGCTCATTACGAAAGAATTGTTGGCCAAAGTAAAAAAGGTAGAGAAGCTGATTCTTGGGGGAACGGTTAAGGTGCCCGTCCAGTAG
- a CDS encoding aldo/keto reductase, giving the protein MANLNGQTLDARQSGTFKIGGDLEVTRLGFGAMRITGPGIWGEPADRDEALRVLRRLPEVGVDFVDTADAYGPDVSENLIAEALAPYHKLVVTTKGANTRQGPDRWAAVGRPEYLRQCVLMSLRRLKLEQHPLWQLHRIDPNVPRDEQFGALREMQNEGLIRHLGLSEVSVEEVQAAQQHFQVTTVQNMYNLVTRKSEAVLEYCEAQGIGFIPWAPLAFGDLARPGSLLDGLALQYGAAPSQITLAWILQRSPVMLPIPGTSRVKHLEENVAAASLTLSDQDFQALDEQGRSLSA; this is encoded by the coding sequence ATGGCGAATCTCAACGGTCAGACACTGGATGCACGGCAGAGCGGGACCTTCAAGATTGGCGGTGACCTGGAAGTCACCCGGCTGGGTTTCGGTGCCATGCGGATCACTGGCCCTGGCATTTGGGGTGAGCCCGCAGACCGTGACGAAGCGCTGCGGGTGCTGCGCCGCCTCCCAGAAGTGGGGGTCGACTTTGTTGACACGGCAGACGCCTACGGACCCGATGTCTCCGAGAACCTCATTGCAGAAGCGCTGGCACCGTACCACAAGCTCGTGGTCACGACCAAGGGCGCCAATACGCGTCAAGGTCCAGACCGCTGGGCCGCCGTTGGCCGTCCTGAGTACCTTCGGCAGTGCGTCCTGATGAGCCTCCGGCGCCTCAAACTCGAACAGCATCCTCTGTGGCAGCTTCACCGCATTGATCCCAACGTGCCAAGAGACGAGCAATTTGGCGCGCTCCGGGAGATGCAAAACGAGGGGCTGATCCGGCATCTGGGTTTGAGCGAGGTTTCCGTCGAGGAGGTTCAGGCAGCGCAACAGCACTTTCAAGTGACCACCGTTCAAAACATGTACAACCTGGTCACGCGCAAGAGCGAAGCGGTGCTGGAGTACTGTGAGGCTCAGGGCATTGGCTTTATTCCCTGGGCGCCGCTGGCGTTTGGCGACCTTGCTCGGCCTGGCAGTCTGCTCGATGGTCTGGCGTTGCAATACGGCGCTGCGCCATCGCAAATCACGCTGGCGTGGATTCTCCAGCGGAGCCCAGTGATGCTGCCCATTCCCGGCACGAGCCGGGTAAAGCACCTGGAGGAGAATGTCGCCGCCGCTTCGCTCACGTTAAGTGATCAAGACTTCCAGGCCCTGGATGAGCAGGGCAGGTCGTTGAGCGCGTAA